In Eriocheir sinensis breed Jianghai 21 chromosome 12, ASM2467909v1, whole genome shotgun sequence, the following proteins share a genomic window:
- the LOC126997574 gene encoding uncharacterized protein LOC126997574 encodes MKILWLSLLLAGLCLAKEKEATDDLQEVEGRRLQRAGGETLCSGCSSGGDKTSSSSVVVPNIHLPNILGDKTDLIHQALGTANDYVGHVEDPASDLLLKIGDLISFFGSASSGTSSLKPGLDLSGNHGLDTIDLGSSLGGLTGGLAAVESLGSLISIFQTLKAKLLHTISAGLQIANIILAIIGLAMIIGYVVENDGKLGVLSFGLTGEDSETDTGYGSSSGSGGYARSLSESPVVQGLTNLVYDAISKYD; translated from the exons ATGAAGATCCTTTGGTTATCGTTGCTACTGGCCGGCCTCTGCCTGGCGAAGGAGAAAGAGGCGACCGATGACCTTCaggaggtagagggaagaagGCTGCAG AGGGCCGGCGGTGAGACTCTGTGCAGCGGGTGTTCGAGCGGCGGCGATaaaacctcctcctcgtccgtcgTCGTGCCCAACATTCACTTGCCGAACATTCTCGGCGACAAAACAGATCTCATCCACCAAGCCCTCGGCACGGCCAATGACTACGTAGGACACGTGGAGGACCCAGCCAGTGACTTGCTCCTCAAGATCGGCGACCTCATCTCCTTCTTCGGCTCAGCCAGCAGCGGCACCTCCTCCCTGAAGCCGGGTCTGGACCTGAGCGGGAACCACGGCCTTGACACCATCGACCTGGGGTCAAGTCTGGGGGGCCTGACAGGGGGTCTCGCCGCCGTGGAATCGCTTGGCTCGCTCATCTCCATCTTCCAAACCCTCAAGGCTAAGCTACTCCACACGATCTCTGCAGGCCTTCAGATCGCCAACATCATCCTGGCCATCATCGGCCTTGCCATGATCATTG GTTACGTTGTCGAGAATGACGGTAAACTCGGAGTTCTGAGCTTCGGTCTGACTGGCGAAGACAGCGAAACCGACACTGGCTATGGCTCCTCCTCCGGGAGTGGTGGCTACGCCCGCTCCCTGTCGGAGAGCCCCGTGGTGCAAGGACTCACCAACCTGGTGTATGATGCCATCAGCAAGTACGATTAA